The proteins below are encoded in one region of Pongo pygmaeus isolate AG05252 chromosome 20, NHGRI_mPonPyg2-v2.0_pri, whole genome shotgun sequence:
- the ZNF347 gene encoding zinc finger protein 347 isoform X3, whose amino-acid sequence MLENYRNLASLAGISCFDLSIISMLEQGKEPFTVESQVQIARNPDGWEWIKAVITALSSEFVMKDLPHKGKSNTGEVFQTLMLERQEGHDIEGCSFREVQKNTHDLEYQCRDAEGNYKGVLLTQEGNLTRGRDEHDKRDARNKLIKNQLGLSLQSHLPELQLFQYEGKIYECNQVEKSFNNSSSVSPPQQMPYNVKTHISKKYLKDFISSLLLTQGQKANNWGSPYKSNGCGMVFPQNSHLGSHQRNHTKEKPYKCYECGKAFRTRSNLTTHQVIHTGEKRYKCSECGKVFSRNSQLSQHRKIHTGEKPYKCNECGKVFTQNSHLARHRGIHTGEKPYKCNECGKAFRARSSLAIHQATHSGEKPYKCNECGKVFTQNSHLTNHWRIHTGEKPYKCNECGKAFGVRSSLVIHLVIHTGEKPYKCHECGKVFRRNSHLARHQLIHTGEKPYKCNECGKAFRAHSNLTTHQVIHTGEKPYKCNECGKVFTQNSHLANHQRIHTGVKPYMCNECGKAFSVYSSLTTHQVIHTGEKPYKCNECGKVFTQNSHLARHRGIHTGEKPYKCNECGKVFRHNSYLSRHQRIHTGEKPYKYNEYGKAFSEHSNLTTHQVIHTGEKPYKCHECGKVFTQNSHLARHRRVHTGGKPYKCNECGKAFSQTSKLARHQRVHTGEKPYECSECGKAFSVRSSLTTHQAIHTGKKPYKCNECGKVFTQNSHLARHRGIHTGEKPYKCNECGKAFSQTSKLARHQRVHTREKPYECGKPFSISSSLTTHQTIHTGGKPYKCNVWKVLKSEFKPCKSSQNS is encoded by the coding sequence CTCTCTCTTCTGAATTTGTAATGAAAGATTTACCACACAAAGGGAAGAGTAATACAGGAGAAGTATTCCAAACACTGATGTTGGAAAGACAGGAAGGCCATGACATTGAAGGATGTTCTTTCAGGGAAGTCCAGAAAAATACGCATGACCTTGAGTATCAATGCAGAGATGCTGAAGGAAATTACAAAGGAGTGCTTTTGACACAAGAAGGCAATCTCACTCGTGGAAGAGATGAACATGACAAAAGAGATGCAAGAAACAAGCTTATTAAAAATCAGCTTGGATTAAGCCTTCAGTCACATCTGCCTGAACTGCAGCTTTTTCAATATGAAGGGAAAATTTATGAATGTAATCAGGTTGAGAAGTCTTTCAACAATAGTTCCTCAGTTTCACCACCTCAACAAATGCCTTATAATGTCAAAACCCACATTTCTAAGAAATATCTCAAAgattttatctcttctttattACTCACACAGGgacaaaaagcaaataattggGGAAGCCCTTACAAATCTAACGGATGTGGCATGGTCTTTCCTCAAAATTCACACCTTGGAAGTCATCAGAGAAATCATACTaaagagaaaccttacaaatgttatgagtgtggcaaagcctttagaaCACGTTCAAACCTAACTACCCATCAGGTGATCCATACTGGCGAAAAACGTTACAAATGTAGTGAGTGTGGTAAGGTCTTTAGTCGAAATTCACAACTCTCACAACATCGgaaaattcacactggagagaaaccttataaatGTAACGAATGTGGCAAGGTCTTCACTCAGAATTCACACCTTGCAAGACATCGaggaattcatactggagagaaaccttacaagtgtaatgagtgtgggaaagcctttagaGCTCGTTCAAGCTTAGCTATCCATCAGGCAACCCACAGTGGagaaaaaccttacaaatgtaatgaatgtggcaaggTCTTCACGCAAAATTCACACCTTACGAATCACtggagaattcacactggagagaaaccttacaagtgtaatgagtgcGGCAAAGCCTTTGGTGTTCGTTCAAGCCTAGTTATTCATCTGgtaattcacactggagaaaagccTTACAAATGTCATGAATGTGGCAAGGTCTTTAGGCGTAATTCACACCTTGCAAGGCATCAgctaattcatactggagagaaaccttacaagtgtaatgagtgcGGCAAAGCCTTTAGAGCACATTCAAACCTAACTACCCATCAGGTCAtccatactggagaaaaaccttacaaatgtaatgaatgtggcaaggTCTTCACTCAAAATTCACACCTTGCAAATCAtcaaagaattcatactggagtgAAACCTTATATGTGTAATGAGTGCGGCAAAGCCTTCAGTGTGTATTCAAGCCTAACTACCCATCAGGTCAtccatactggagaaaaaccttacaaatgtaatgaatgtggcaaggTCTTCACTCAGAATTCACACCTTGCAAGACATCGgggaattcatactggagagaaaccttataaatgtaatgaatgtggcaaggTCTTTAGGCATAATTCATACCTTTCAAGGCATCAgcgaattcatactggagagaaaccttacaagtatAATGAGTATGGCAAAGCCTTTAGTGAACATTCAAACCTAACTACCCATCAGGTCATCCATACTGGCGAAAAACCTTACAAATGTCATGAGTGTGGCAAGGTCTTCACTCAGAATTCACACCTTGCAAGACATCGGAGAGTTCATACTGGAGGtaaaccttacaagtgtaatgaatgtggcaaagcctttagtcAAACATCAAAGCTTGCAAGGCATCAGagagttcatactggagagaaaccatatgaGTGTAGtgagtgtgggaaagcctttagtGTCCGTTCAAGCCTAACTACCCATCAGGCAATCCATACTGGAAAAAAACCTTACAAATGCAATGAGTGTGGGAAGGTCTTCACTCAGAATTCACACCTTGCAAGACATCGgggaattcatactggagagaaaccttacaaatgtaatgagtgtggcaaagcctttagtcAAACTTCAAAACTTGCAAGGCATCAGAGAGTTCATACCAGAGAGAAACCATATGAGTGTGGGAAACCCTTTAGTATCTCTTCAAGCCTAACTACACATCAGACAATCCATACTGGTGgaaaaccttacaaatgtaacGTGTGGAAAGTTCTAAAGTCAGAGTTCAAACCTTGCAAGTCATCACAGAATTCAtag
- the ZNF347 gene encoding zinc finger protein 347 isoform X4, whose product MLEQGKEPFTVESQVQIARNPDGWEWIKAVITALSSEFVMKDLPHKGKSNTGEVFQTLMLERQEGHDIEGCSFREVQKNTHDLEYQCRDAEGNYKGVLLTQEGNLTRGRDEHDKRDARNKLIKNQLGLSLQSHLPELQLFQYEGKIYECNQVEKSFNNSSSVSPPQQMPYNVKTHISKKYLKDFISSLLLTQGQKANNWGSPYKSNGCGMVFPQNSHLGSHQRNHTKEKPYKCYECGKAFRTRSNLTTHQVIHTGEKRYKCSECGKVFSRNSQLSQHRKIHTGEKPYKCNECGKVFTQNSHLARHRGIHTGEKPYKCNECGKAFRARSSLAIHQATHSGEKPYKCNECGKVFTQNSHLTNHWRIHTGEKPYKCNECGKAFGVRSSLVIHLVIHTGEKPYKCHECGKVFRRNSHLARHQLIHTGEKPYKCNECGKAFRAHSNLTTHQVIHTGEKPYKCNECGKVFTQNSHLANHQRIHTGVKPYMCNECGKAFSVYSSLTTHQVIHTGEKPYKCNECGKVFTQNSHLARHRGIHTGEKPYKCNECGKVFRHNSYLSRHQRIHTGEKPYKYNEYGKAFSEHSNLTTHQVIHTGEKPYKCHECGKVFTQNSHLARHRRVHTGGKPYKCNECGKAFSQTSKLARHQRVHTGEKPYECSECGKAFSVRSSLTTHQAIHTGKKPYKCNECGKVFTQNSHLARHRGIHTGEKPYKCNECGKAFSQTSKLARHQRVHTREKPYECGKPFSISSSLTTHQTIHTGGKPYKCNVWKVLKSEFKPCKSSQNS is encoded by the coding sequence CTCTCTCTTCTGAATTTGTAATGAAAGATTTACCACACAAAGGGAAGAGTAATACAGGAGAAGTATTCCAAACACTGATGTTGGAAAGACAGGAAGGCCATGACATTGAAGGATGTTCTTTCAGGGAAGTCCAGAAAAATACGCATGACCTTGAGTATCAATGCAGAGATGCTGAAGGAAATTACAAAGGAGTGCTTTTGACACAAGAAGGCAATCTCACTCGTGGAAGAGATGAACATGACAAAAGAGATGCAAGAAACAAGCTTATTAAAAATCAGCTTGGATTAAGCCTTCAGTCACATCTGCCTGAACTGCAGCTTTTTCAATATGAAGGGAAAATTTATGAATGTAATCAGGTTGAGAAGTCTTTCAACAATAGTTCCTCAGTTTCACCACCTCAACAAATGCCTTATAATGTCAAAACCCACATTTCTAAGAAATATCTCAAAgattttatctcttctttattACTCACACAGGgacaaaaagcaaataattggGGAAGCCCTTACAAATCTAACGGATGTGGCATGGTCTTTCCTCAAAATTCACACCTTGGAAGTCATCAGAGAAATCATACTaaagagaaaccttacaaatgttatgagtgtggcaaagcctttagaaCACGTTCAAACCTAACTACCCATCAGGTGATCCATACTGGCGAAAAACGTTACAAATGTAGTGAGTGTGGTAAGGTCTTTAGTCGAAATTCACAACTCTCACAACATCGgaaaattcacactggagagaaaccttataaatGTAACGAATGTGGCAAGGTCTTCACTCAGAATTCACACCTTGCAAGACATCGaggaattcatactggagagaaaccttacaagtgtaatgagtgtgggaaagcctttagaGCTCGTTCAAGCTTAGCTATCCATCAGGCAACCCACAGTGGagaaaaaccttacaaatgtaatgaatgtggcaaggTCTTCACGCAAAATTCACACCTTACGAATCACtggagaattcacactggagagaaaccttacaagtgtaatgagtgcGGCAAAGCCTTTGGTGTTCGTTCAAGCCTAGTTATTCATCTGgtaattcacactggagaaaagccTTACAAATGTCATGAATGTGGCAAGGTCTTTAGGCGTAATTCACACCTTGCAAGGCATCAgctaattcatactggagagaaaccttacaagtgtaatgagtgcGGCAAAGCCTTTAGAGCACATTCAAACCTAACTACCCATCAGGTCAtccatactggagaaaaaccttacaaatgtaatgaatgtggcaaggTCTTCACTCAAAATTCACACCTTGCAAATCAtcaaagaattcatactggagtgAAACCTTATATGTGTAATGAGTGCGGCAAAGCCTTCAGTGTGTATTCAAGCCTAACTACCCATCAGGTCAtccatactggagaaaaaccttacaaatgtaatgaatgtggcaaggTCTTCACTCAGAATTCACACCTTGCAAGACATCGgggaattcatactggagagaaaccttataaatgtaatgaatgtggcaaggTCTTTAGGCATAATTCATACCTTTCAAGGCATCAgcgaattcatactggagagaaaccttacaagtatAATGAGTATGGCAAAGCCTTTAGTGAACATTCAAACCTAACTACCCATCAGGTCATCCATACTGGCGAAAAACCTTACAAATGTCATGAGTGTGGCAAGGTCTTCACTCAGAATTCACACCTTGCAAGACATCGGAGAGTTCATACTGGAGGtaaaccttacaagtgtaatgaatgtggcaaagcctttagtcAAACATCAAAGCTTGCAAGGCATCAGagagttcatactggagagaaaccatatgaGTGTAGtgagtgtgggaaagcctttagtGTCCGTTCAAGCCTAACTACCCATCAGGCAATCCATACTGGAAAAAAACCTTACAAATGCAATGAGTGTGGGAAGGTCTTCACTCAGAATTCACACCTTGCAAGACATCGgggaattcatactggagagaaaccttacaaatgtaatgagtgtggcaaagcctttagtcAAACTTCAAAACTTGCAAGGCATCAGAGAGTTCATACCAGAGAGAAACCATATGAGTGTGGGAAACCCTTTAGTATCTCTTCAAGCCTAACTACACATCAGACAATCCATACTGGTGgaaaaccttacaaatgtaacGTGTGGAAAGTTCTAAAGTCAGAGTTCAAACCTTGCAAGTCATCACAGAATTCAtag